TGAAATAGCCTTTTCTCAAGTTGAGCTGTTAAAACGTGTCAtgaggttttaaaattttgcttatTTAAGCAAGAGGTGACTTGTTCCAGGAACTTCAGCCACTTCTGGGAATTTTCTGTGTATGAGCACTGTATTGATTTGTTACATGCCTCTGTCTGTGACTCCCCTGTCCTGCCCCttggcaggctgctgctgctccatgtcCTGCAGTTCAGCGTGGGCACCAGCACCTTCAAAAGCAGCTCTTTATCACAAAGAAATGGAGGATTAGGCTTCTCTGATCTTCACTGAGGCTGaaactgctgcctgcagctgcttcaGCTTGGGAAAGTGGGGGTCTGCATCTGAATCTCAGAGCAGTGAAAGGATCACGTGGGGTCTGTGCTCTGTACGAGCAACTGTGGATTCTGTGAGGGAAAAGAAGCACACGGTGCCCTTTcctttgggctgagctctgcacaaAAGTCAGACAgcaaaaagagggaaataatCACAGCTTGGTTGCTTTCCCCTTCCCTAGAACTGTTCCAGGGACCTGCTGTGGCTCTCCCAGTCCCTACCAGACCCTGGGACAGGGCCCAGACCAGCCCAACGTGTCAGTGCTGGCAGATAGCCAGTgaccctttcccagccctgcctccacTCAGTGCCCCTCTTTCATAACATTCCACCCACTCCTGGAGTTGTGCCATGGGAAAGGCTCCACGTGGGTATGAAGAAAGCCACCAAACAGGTCACATCCCATGGAGACACCTCCTTCCCACCTaccctgcacagccaggcagggttTAGTAggctccttcctgctgggaaggactTTCTCTTGCCATAAGCAGCACTAAGCCCCAGCCTTGCATAAAGCCTTGAGCTTTAGAAATAGAATGAGAAGCTGAGCTTACCACCAGATCCTCCAGCGATGAGCTGTCACTGATAACAAGGTCATTGAACTGGTCCTGGATTTGATCCATAGTTTGTGGGAGATCACGGGCTGGAATAAACCACTcatgctcctcctcctcttccagcatCTCCTGGAAACAGCGCTCGATAAATTCTTCTTCCCACAACTCCTCTTCGATCTGTGCGACGAGAAGAAACTGCTTCAGCAACAGATCTATTGTGGTGAGCTCGTGGGGGGTTTATTCCCAGGTGTGTGCACCCAGCTGACCTTCCCAGCtgtccagcagcacctcagcccAGCACAATGCCCATGCAGCAAGGACATCGGGCCTTTGTCCAAggcactggggctgcagctgaaaggaagaggcaggagaacccctcagccccagctgttTTGTTTACAGCTTGTTATGAcctgaaggagaagaaaaatgtagGTCCCAAGCAAAAATTTCAGCTGTACCAACTAGTCTGGACTGAGCTTGCTGCAAGTATGAGGAAGGGACCTGTGCCAAGACACAGAGCCAGGAAACACTCCCCAGGAAAGTGTCCTGTGGGactcctggggaaaaaataacccCTGCCTGTTACCTGGAAAAAGAAGCCTCTCCTGGCTGCTAGTATGTGCTGACCCactgtgctctgctggggaaccccacctgagcccagcagctgtgaagaatgcagccctgctgtcctgggagcaGGACAAACCAACCCAGGCAGAACTGACACGCAGTGCAGAGATTAAAGCAGTTTTCCTTGGTTGTTCAGTAAATGAGCTTTGGAGCGAGATCATCCTACAAATTTTCCATGTCCTGAATCAAGAGTGTGTGAGAGAGGAAAGCAGGGAAACAGAAGCTGGTGTGAAGGACTTGCCCCGACACAAGGGAATGGAAAATTGATTCAGGACAGATTTAGAAGTTCACTCAGTGGAAGCTCAAACAAGTTTTCCCATCTACCCTTCGCTCTGAAATCAAGCACCTCCTGAATCCTGGAGTGGAAATTCAGTTACCacaaacaccaaaccaaaaacattAACACAGACTATCAGGACTGCTGTGCTATCTGGGTCTTTGCCCTTGGGGCAAACACACCCACAGCTCACCTGGTGCTCTGGGGAACAGGGATCATCCCCACGTGCTCAGAGCCACCGCCCAGAGACACTGAAGGCTGACTCAGTGattccccagagcagcactccAGCCTGGGGGGCACCTCCAGGAGGCActgcctccctcctgctgtgggcacaTGCCCACAGGCTCCTGTTACACAGGGtttgcccagctccaggggcttgGTTACAGGCCTGTACCCCTccatggcagctccagcagtaCTAAATAACATTTAATTCCCCAAACAGGTGGAAATGAGGACtgcctgtttttattttccagctccAGTTTAACTTGCTCAGGCTCCCAGagggctgtgtctgcagcagcaggtgacCTAGCTGCCCCAAGTCTGAGCATGACCCTTCTCCCCTCACACTCCCACCTTTCTTCTGCTCTGACAATAGAATCTGTGCCTGAAAAATCATGGCACAACTCAGCTCCTTTCCAGAGAACTACACCCCCTGTATGCTAACTGTGGAACAGTTCCCAGGGGGAACAAGccaccaaacagaaaacaatgcaCAAGAGAAGAGAGAACAGAGATTTTGTGAGTGAACCTGACTCTGAgtaagctcagagctgctggcaccctgAGGATCCTGTGCTGGTCACTCACCACCCAGCACAgtcacagctgctggagcacaggcagcagctatGGAGAGTACAGAGcaagctgggaatggggaaggaGTGCAGAAAAgagctgggctgttcccagtcTCCAGACCAGGAGAGAAAAGGGTGACAGAGGCAAGGTGGCAGAGGAAGGTAAGGCTTCCTTCCCACTGGATGGAGAAGGGAGCTGTAAGACTCAAGCATAAAAATGAGCAGCTGTCACCCAGCAccctgtggagcagcagtgctgctcccaagGCAGGTGTGGAAttccccagctcagcactggggcaCTGAGCACGTCCACACATGAACGCCTCCCGGGCCAGCCCTTCCCAAGTGCCACGTACTTCTGTCAACTCTCtgttctcccctccctcctgcagaagcagagaaTTAATTGATGGATTTTCCACCAGGACTACAGAAGACCAGCATTTACTGCCAGAGCAAGGGAGACCTGTTTGTTCCCCAGGATCACTCCGGAGAGCCCATCTAAAACTTCCTCTCCAAAGAAGGCTCAGTGGTGgaccccagctctgtcccttcaGCTGGGAAGTGACAAAGGACAGACAGGCCATGGAAAGCAGGGAATGACTTGCCTGCCTGTTAAACTCCTCTTCGTTCTCCATCCACATGTACTCAGCAAAGGGGTTGTCATCCTCGTGGGAGTGCCCGTTGATGATCACATCCTCGCTGAtgatgctggggctggcactgctgcgACTCGGGTCCTTCATGGCTGCCACTCCGATCCCAAACCTGCAActgaggagggagggcagcatTAAACACCTGCAGGTTCCtcattccctgccctgcacaagCCCAGCCCAAGGGAACGGAGGCTGCACCTGCATtcagaggctgcaggcagccttgccctgactgcagcagagctgtgagatCACCAAGGAACGGCATCACAAGCACGGCTCCCACTGTGTGCAGATTCCAGTGACAAATGAATTTCCCAAACTGAACCTCAGCGAAGCCAAGCACCATGGCCAATGAAAAGTGACAGGAAAAAACAGTAGGAAACTTGCCagtaggaaaatatttaaacactCAGGAGGagaatttgttttccaaagcacTTTTAAGTGTTGTGTGTGATGGCACGAGCCAGGTTTCACAGccctttcctgctgggaaacCTTGTAGGGAGCAGAAACCACGAGGAACTGACCCTGCACAGGGCCACCTGGAAATCTGTGTGTTCCGAGGTGACACAACATTGCTGCCCTTCTGTACCACGCCCAAATAAACGGACCAACACTGGAAAAGCTCAGTATTTGCTGGACAGTAACACTGGTAGTAACAATTTTCTTTAAACAGTACAAAAAGTGAGGCAACGTCATAAAAAAGacctaaaaaaaaacctgaccaAAAAATCCATGAGTCTAGtcaaattttaatgtttttctcatGTTAAAAAGTCACAATGAAAGTTTCAGCAGCGagtgaaaatatttgtattttattaacaAAACTTCCTTGTCTGCATATCAAAAAGTGACTTCTTCAGAGAGGAGGGTATCAAAATACAGCCTTGTTGTTATTTGAGTACAAGGGCTTATCACCCAGCACCTCACATTTTCTCTTTGTATTCCAGTTGGTTCTGTTATCTAGGGAATTAATGCAAGTTTTGGTTCAAAACTCTTGATGATACCAGCTAAGAACCGGCCACATCTGAGTGACCAATTAAGAAAAGCATAAAGAAGAAGGAACCTGCCTGGCTTGCTGTGTTCCACGTTTCTCAATCAAAGACAAACCCCAGCACAGAAGGTgatgctgctccctgggaagtGTCAAAACTGGGAGCAGATGCCTGTATTCCACTGTGTATTCCACGAGGGATAACAGGTTCTTTTTGATGTTCTTTCAAAACAAACTTGCTGGGGATTACTGGCAGCATTTacagaaaacaggaaaggaCGTTGTGTTGAACACCCCAATTCAAGCTTGAAATTGCTTTAAGCCACTTCAGCTGTTCCCAAACCAACACATGGGATGGAGTACAGGAAATAAAGCCtaaaaaacctgaatttcttcccccccccccctttttacTGGCAtgtcttttcagcttctcttttgTGGAGCTAGTCTTGATATTATTGTTTTCCTGAAAGTAACTGCCTCAGCAGTGAGGAACTCAGTCAGCTTCTACACAAAGGTGACTGTACCCAGACAAGTCCAGAAtggtaaaaataattaaaaaaaccaacccaaacccaacaaaccaaccCTACTTGTTTGTGTAAAAGCTTGGAAGGTTAATTTGTTGAATCATGGgccagctttcttttttctgaagtgTTCTCACCAGACAGGAGCTCCAGCTttaggagggagggagggaagtcCAGCTTGGACATAACCAGCTTTGTCCACCACTGCCCAAGGATGATGGGGATGATCTTCAAGAAGAACCCAGGCTCAACCTGAATATTTGAAGTTTACCTGATGAAGCCCTCAGACCATTCATGCCCTTCCCACAGGGAAACATGCCCACACTCACGTATCCTGCAGGAACTCTGAGAAAGCCCCAGGCTGGTTCCTCACTTGCAGCACTCctgatttaattttctgcagCTTCCAACAGAACAAATAAACCTTCCCATTTCTCCACGTGAAGACACAGACCAGGTTTCTGTGCTCACGTGTGGGGACAAGCTCAGTCGCGTTCCACCAGTACTGGCACAACCTTTTCAGTCAGGGAATTCTGAGGGGGAGAGCCAAAGCCACTACAGTCTTGCAAAAAGTCCCAATCCaagcaggctgctgcaggaaacaaGCCCCAGTGCCAGGCTACACTGCTGCTGGGAATAAAAATAACCCATTTTCCATCTGGGAGTAGGTGGGAAGCAGAGGAGCTCCAAACTCCTCACTGTAGAAGAGGAAATGTAACATTGGCAGTGCTAAGGaacagaaaacagggagaatTCTGCCACAGTGACAAACTGTGAGGTTCTGACCCAAGTTCCTCTGGGATTTTGGTGTGGAGTGGGGGTGGTGGAGCAAGCACACTGCAAGTGCATAAGGAAAAACACTAATAAAAAATAGGACTTGTATCTGAGGgatgaagacagaaataaaaaatcctgTAACAACAGGCTTTCAGTTAACCCTGAGTTGTTTTCTGTGTGCAGCTTGTTACTCCAGAACATCACTAAGGCCCATTAATTCACCCATTTCCCTGAATTTTGCTGCAGTTACAGCCATGAAGAGCCCTTGACCGACCATCATTAAAATTCAGAGCTTTGTGACTGAAGAGTCTGCATTTAAAACCCAGTCACGAAAGAAGATTATCCACTGCCTTCTCCGGAGGTGAGGTCAGGCCTAATTCCATGCAGCAACCACAGCTCCTCACCcgccacagaaaaaaaagaataattaagtttaaaaattaCGATATCTGCTTTAAGCACCCAGAAATAACATGGTTTTAGTGGGAGCTGAAGATTAAAGGAAGGTGTTTTAGAGCAGCTCGGGCAGAAGTCAACGACTTGTTTATCAGCCGGTGATTGCTCCTGCGGCCCAGCTCCTCCTTATCTATCGAGATTAGCACACGGCTCTTATCGAGGGAGCTGATTATAACCGTCTAATAATTATACTCGCCCAATAAACAGATTTCTTAATCAAATCCACGAGGGACGCCAGCGCTATCTGATATAAACGCCTCCGAGCGCTGCGCTGGAGGTTACCGAACGCAGCCGCCTCCCCCGCGCGGGGCTCAGCCGGGGCTTGTGGGAGCAGCGCCCCGGCAGGGACGGGGCCCCTCGGCGGCTGGCCGGACCCGCTCCGGGGCCACGTTTCGGTAACAGCGGGGCCGCCGCGAGCCGGTGTTGTCGGTAACCCGGGTGCCGGTAAGCCCGGGCCGCGCCGCtcgctgccccggccccgcgcgggCGGTATCGCCGCGGGGCCAgcgccccccggccccgcttTGTTCGGCACCAGCCGGCCCCGCAGGCCCCGGATGGCGCCGCAGACAATACCgaggggcggccccgccgcgggggGTGGAGGCCGCGGCCCGGCGCCGCCTCAGGGGAGGGGGCGGCGCCCTCGAGCCCCCGCGGTGGTGCCGGCGGTGCGTGCCCGGGGCCGTCCCCCGACTCTCACCTGCGGTGCGCAGAGGAGCCGCCGCTCCGCCGTGACCCGCCCGGACCCCACCGGACCcaccggccccgctccgctccgcccgGTCCGCGCTCGGCCCGGCCCTCCCCGCTCCGCCACACACCGCCGGACCTGACGTCACTTCCGCCAACGCCGGGCCCCGCCGGCTCCGCCCCCTCTCCCCCGGAAGCGGCGGCGGCAGGCGCGCGGCAGGCCGCAGCATCGGCGGGGGGGCGGCGCGCTGCACACTGGGACGCGTAGTCTTTTCCCCCCACCCTCCTCCCGCCTCGCGGCATGCCGGGAGCTGTAGTCCCGCACGGCACCTGGCGGCCATTTCGCGTGGCGGCGCGGGGCACGCCGGGAAGCGCAGTCCGGCGGAGCGGCCGCCATCTTGTGGCAGCGGCGGTGAGGGGGCCGAATACCCCCGGTGCTCACCGAGGGATCGCCGAAAGGCTCGGGGGCTCTCAGAGAGGGATGCCAACACTCCCCGTTACCGAGCACCCCCCGAGGCTCCCCCAGCCTACCTCGGGACAGCGGCTGACACGGGAGGCGCAGACACCTCGCCTCACTGAGGGAGGGGATAATGAACACTGGGGGAACAACACTCCTGTTCTCCAGGTGGTGTTGCTGCACGGGCTCGTGCGTTTTAAGGCTCTGTATCAGGAAATGGGACATAACAGAGATTCCTTTCCGAGTGCATGCTCTCCATTCCGAGATTTCAGCCCCATTTACAAAATGGGTTCAAAAgccatttttattctctttttacttctctctcttttcctcagGGGAAGGTGGGAATGCCCCTCGTGCCCATTCAGAGCctcacagaggcacagaaacCAGCCACAATCTGGAGCCACAAACCCTCCTTGAGCcggctgccccagctgcagccacacgTGGCACacaaagcagctggaaatgccCAAGTGTATGTTAGTTTATATTGATTTTACCAGCCACCATTACCAACTTGTTCCCAGGGCCCAAGGGTTTCCCCACAGCCCATCAAATACTGCAAAATACTTCTGCAAGCATCATCCTTAAAAAAACAACACTGTGCTCTTGCTACTGTTATTTCCACAATTTCCAACTCTACAAATCCCGCAGGATGTGGTTTTCTCATCTGGAGGAGGCTTCTCTTTCTACTCACTCCTCACAGCAACGGAACAGCAGTCTCCAGGTCAGTCCTCAAGCTGAAATTTGTGCCTGAAGTGCAGAGCCTGACATTTCACACTCACCCTTGTGCTCTGGGATTTCCCTCACCCCTCACAGTGCAGCTATCCCCAAATAAGGGGCCCATGACACCAATGTGTGTGTCTGGAATCTATCCTCAAGATCAGGTTTTTCTGGCATCTTTTCCTCAGAAATTACCCTAGAGGCTCTACTCTCCCTGACTTCTGCATGGGAACAGAAGACACTTTGCAGAAGCAGTGTGTTTGATTTAACTTCTGACATGTAAAAGCATCCTTACACTTACAATCATACATACATTCCTCATACCTGGGAATGCTTTATGTTTAAACACTAAACATGATGTACATGTTTACCTGCACACAGGTCAGCACTCACACAAGTTACAGGATCAGCACAGGTATCAGCTAACAAAAGGCTACTTTAAAAACTGAATGTAGTATTTTGATAGATTAATCTTAAATGCACATTATTTCCAGGGTCTTTAAAGTTTCCTTACAAATTATCTGTCCCCTCAGCGAGAAGGGGTGCGTGGTCTGCAGCCAAGGCAGAGGGACTCACCAGCCTCTCAGGACAGATGAGTGACAAATGCCACCTAACTGGGGCTCCAAGCCCAGCCTTAGGACTTAGTTCTGCTCTAAGTGCAGGGCTGCTGGCGCCTGTGATTTCTTTCAGGGGCCTGAGAAAGCTTTAAGATTCTATCAATGCCTGACATTTAATCCATTTCCTACAAACCCAAACATCACTTTGCATACTAATGAGTGTCATGCACAGAGCAGTAACTGCCTTCTGTACAGGGATGAGTCACTGCATGGTAAAACTTTAATTTGGATGTGCTATTTCAACAAACCCTGCACTGGAACTGCTCCTCAGCACTTCTCCCCTCTCCAGGCCCCCACAGAACCTGCTGCTCTCGCTGGAGGTGGCTCAAGCTCTGAGGGACTGCATGCCCTCAGGTGAGGGTGCAACACAAAATCACAGCTGGAAAAACGAGTTCTCGAGGCTTGACTGGCACACAACACAAAGTCCTGGGTCTGCTGGGCGTGTCTGCTCAACAAAGGACATTTTGACTTCATCAGCACTCAGCCTCCTGCATGCCAAACCCCTTCCAAGCCCCAGATCCTCACTGGTGGAGGCTCGGGCTGGAAGAATGGGCcagagtctgttttgcctgcaTGAATGGGATGTGGCTTCAGCTTTGATGAGAACACCCCAAAACTCCAGAAATAAAAGTGTCAGCAGAATATACCTACCAGGGTTTTAACAAgtgatattttaatttccttggaAATGCAAGAGGGTttagggaagagaaagaagagttATGCAGGAAGCTGCTGAAGCAAAGGCGTTAAAAACATGcgtattttaaaaagagagctCGAGTTTTGGTGTGGTGACACAGGATAGAGTTCAGCAGACACACTGGTTAACATGCCAAACATCTCTAACAAATCACTGTGGTCTAGCTTTGTTTATTGGGAATCACTTTAGTAACCTGAAGTCACAAATAAGCAGTAAATAACAAAAACTACAGATAAACACAGGTTACACATGCAAATTCCTGTTCACATCTCACATGTGCAGGTACATTAAATGCACAGTTCTAAGGAGTCTTGACAAAACCAggttttaacaaaaaaaatggTGTTAAAATGCAGGTATGAAAACTTCCATGTGAAGAATATAAAGACACCTTTGTCCCTTTTAGGACTCCAATGCTGCTTTTGATATACCAGAGATGTACGACAGCGACGGGATTCAAGTAAAAGCAGGAAGAGCTCGAGGAAATAATATTGGTCAGAGAATGGGCATTTACTTCTCACTAAAAATACAAGGAATAGCTGAATAGGAAAGTCTAGCAAgagcttaggaaaaaaaaaatcacaaagttGTAAAGCTGACTAATCACTAATTTTCCTATTTGCTATAGATTTAACAGCAGTGACATTAAAAGAAACTGCAAttcaacatttaaaaatgcaacttACATTTAACGACTTTTCCAAAGTGAAATGCAATGACAGCCTTACACTCAAAATTAAACAGCTGCTAGGCTCAGACCAAAATACGGAATGTTctagataaaataaaaatacagtattacttttcattttttattcagaATGGAATTGAAAGACAATTTCTGAAGCTTGAAAGTAGTAAGTTTCATTTAAACGCAGTTTTCTTCTCATAGATGAGCTTTCCACAAGGGTGcaagatttcattttctgtaataGCTTGAAGTGTCAAATGAAACGTTGTTGCCATTCTCACATTAAGAACAAACTGTTGTCATTAACTTAACTGCATATGCTTTTTGCTACAACATTTAACACATGAACAGACCTATAATGCCTACTGTATCtcactaaaacaaaaaagaatacAGTATTTCCATCTACTACTTgtactgcttttaaaaaagattaacattaaaaacaaagccaCGTTTTCCTTATatccttccttctctttaaCCTTCTTTCTTTTGCCTGAAGTCTTCTGCCATTTTATCCAGAATTTTCTGTTGGAAGAAAGCAGTTGTATTTGGGATCTATTTAAAGAGTTTCTCACAGGCACAACATGAAGAACAGAAACATAAATCCAATTTCCAAGTTTAAATCTGTGAGCATCAATTGCAAAGGTCATACCTAACAAGGCTGGCACTTCTCCCCACCGTGGAGTGGAGCTCTCCTTGGCAAGCCAAGGGAATTCCTTTCCCTTTTGTCATGGACTTGTGACATGACTGAGCCACTTACCTGGGTGGAATCTGCCCTCTACAGAGGCAGGGACACCACAGCTCAATATCTCCCCTCCCTGGAGAAGGGTTGATTTGGACATCTGAGGAATTTGGTACCACTTTGACATGTGGCAGCAACATCAATTCACCTATTTCATTCTCCCAGCTCTCCAAGCAAAGGAGACTCTGAGCTCCAAGCAAGTCCCACTTGAAACAGAAGCTAcattccccccttccctccccaatTCCAAACCCCACCACAGTCACACAATCACCCACAAGCAGCTCACTGATCATTTCTGCcatgaaaaaagcaaagcaaatcaTGTTTCATTCAAGTAATAAAGCTCACAAATTGGcatttcccccccttcccttttTACATCAAGGCTTTAATGTCCCATAAGCAGGTAcctcaatggaaaaaaaaaaaaaaaaaagaaaaaaaaaaaacactatgGTGATGGATGAGGTGGATTTTCTTCCTACAAGATCCTGCATGGGAATTGATTTTCTGATCTACTCCTTCACAGTGTTGTCTGGTGACAATTTCTGTGCCATCTGCCTCCCTGGGCCCTCTGTTTATTTAGGGGTTCCCTGGTACTGCAAGAAAGCAAATGTTTGAATTATGAGGTGCCACATTCTCCTTCTCTGTGGAGCTCCTGGGGTTTGCTTTCAGCTCAGGGATCAACTGCCCTGAAATGCATTAATGTGACACTGCAGGACTATCAGAATTCCTTTGGGATTGCCCCTTCCTGGAGGTCATGTTTGCAGCTCACAGTATGAGgttacagcagcagcactgtcacTCATGCCATGCAATCATGTGATACCTCATCCAgttagaaaatggaaaaagtgCTCACAAAATCAGAAGTTGcaaaggtttttccttttaaacataTAAAAACTTCATCTTAAGCATTGTTGACTGGTTGAAAACACACTCAAAGGGACAACTGGAAGCAATCTGGGCCATCTGTATTTACTCTGCATCACTACTTCTAAGCCTGGCCTTATTCCAACTGGAATTCCCTCTTTAATCCAAATTTGCAAGATAAAAAATGCTGGAGCCACTCTTTAAACTGTGTATTCTGCATACTGTTTTCACAAGATGACATTTTGAAGAGGTCTATCCAGAGTTAAAAGTTATTGAATAAGCCAATTTCCACTGCCTGAAAGGAATTTTTGTTCTCAGTCCGGTCTCGTTGAGCTCTATTCCCCAGAAAGAATCAAGCCATTTAAAATGAACAAGTTTTTGCCTTACCTTCAACTTTTGATAATGAGGAAGGCTGCTGCAATGGGTCTTTTTTGCAACATCTTCATTTGTGTAGAACAGGGAACACAATTTGCAATAAAACCCTGTTTTGGGTACCACATAATTCACACCTAGAGGAGTAAACACCACAAAATAAACTAAGAGATCTACTCTAcatcatttcttttaatgtCATATGTCATTTCAGCTAAATCTTAAAACCATAATTCACTTTACATTTAAAAGCTGCTTTATCTTTAAAAGTCTCTGTTTTAGTTTAGTCAAGGAGGGGCCTAGTAGTAACTAAATatgtgcaggtttttttttttttaatttaaaaatcaaccTTTCAGATTAAGAGTCCATTTTTATTGGGTCCTTCAAGAACTCACAATGTTTTGTGATCAGT
This genomic interval from Haemorhous mexicanus isolate bHaeMex1 chromosome 15, bHaeMex1.pri, whole genome shotgun sequence contains the following:
- the PAIP2 gene encoding polyadenylate-binding protein-interacting protein 2, with product MKDPSRSSASPSIISEDVIINGHSHEDDNPFAEYMWMENEEEFNRQIEEELWEEEFIERCFQEMLEEEEEHEWFIPARDLPQTMDQIQDQFNDLVISDSSSLEDLVVKSNLNPNAKEFVPGVKYLNI